AGTAACTGGCCTACCCAGAAGCTCGTTATAGAGAATGGAACTTGTAGCACCTTTCTTTTCTTTGAACTGTTTCAGCATCTGGTAAAAGTCTTCTGTTGTTTGAGGCAGGTCTATTCCAAGTTCCTTGCACCAATCATCACGGATGATAATGCCTGTTCCGCTTCGCTGATTTTTATCTTTTGTTTTTCCCTTGATAAATGGGAACCCTATATAATCTCCATTTGATGTCATATCACCCTTTAAAAAATCCTTGTCGCTGTTTAATACTTTTAGTAAATCTGGAGCATTGCTTTTAATAAGGTCATTTATAGGATATATGATTCCGTCGGTAATTGCTTTCTGGGCTCCGCCTGGATAGTTTGTAAATTGATAAGAAATAATATCCGGCAGTTGCCCCGAAGCAAACAGAAGGTTAAATGCATTACTGTCCGACATAGTCTGAAATTCCAGAGTTATACCTGTTTCTTTCTGTAATTCCTTTCCATAAGGAGTATCACCTAAACTTTTGAAGCTTGAAGCAACCTGACTTTCGTACCCAGTGGCAATTGACAGTTTTTCTTTTGTTTTAAGAGGGTAAGTAATTGCCTTACCTTCGGATGCCGAGCCGGCATTTGCCCCGTCGTCCGTACTGGCTGATTTTTTCTTTGTTCCGCATGCTGTCAATGACGTTATTATCATTGACATAGCGACCATTAGTACAGCTACTCTGCGCCATGTTTTCTTTTCCTTCATGATAAAGATTCCTCCATAATAATTTTTTATTACATGTCTCCCTGCAGGAATTCGCCATTGATGAATGGCAGTTGCCTACATGGATCTATAAGTAACACTTAATTTATACTTTATTTTCCGGAACACGTACAGCACCACTATGTCACAACCATAAACCAAAATGGTACTTTTTTTGATTTTTTCACTTTCTGTCCTATTCACTCTCACTTATTGTCCTTATTATTTATTATGAATTTTCAGTATATATGTTATTATAGTATTATGTTTTATCATGAATGCTGCTTCAGATGCTGGGGATTTATCTTTGCACAGTTCTATAATAATCTTGTTAGTTTATATGCGATATTTTATGGCCGGCAACCTGCTTGATTGACATTTATATATACTTTCGCGGGAGGTATATTCATGTTGAGATTTTATAATAAAATAAAAGAAAGAGTGTCTAAAAGCGTGATTATTACTTGGCTTGTTTCCTATGTTCTCATATTGTTGATTCCGGCTTTTTCATCAATGTTTCAATTTTTATATACAAATGCATTTGTTGTCAACCAGGTTAATCAATCAAACGAACAATTATTATCTAATATCCAGCATAATATCGATAGCATATTTGATACGCTTATCAGTTCCAATACTACCAGTTTATATAATGAACATTTTCAAAGACTACTTAACTTGAATAGCAATGAATCGGAATTCAGATATGAACTAAAGACATTTGTAAATAATCTGTACACATACAAACAGGTAAATCCAATGGTTGATATCACGATTTATATGCCCGAGGGTAATTATCTTATAAATTCCAGTACAGCAAACCATATTTCATATATTTATGGGGACCTTAAATCAAAAGATAATTCTATTACCGAAGAAGAATGGATAGATAAATTGAAAAATACGTACAGAGACTCTTATGTTATTTCCCCATATATGAGTTACGAGGATTTCGGTAAAGACTCTATGGTATTTGTCCGCTCGGTTTTATCAGGCTCCAGATTGATTGCTAATATCTTTGTGTCTATTCCGAGTGGTTACATTGAGAGCATATCGGGTATTTCCTCAGGAAGTTTCCTGATTTTTAATGAGGATGAAGAAGTAATTGAATCCTTTCATGGCAATAATATACCGAAAGGTACTCATTTTCACGGGAATAATGGCAGAGAAACAGTGTATGTAGGAGCTAAGCCATATATTCTTTCTTATGTTAAATCAAATAAAACAGATTTGTATTATGCGGACTTAATCCCGAAGCATGATTTTTGGCAGAAGGCAAATTATGTAAAAGTATCTGCATTAACAAGTATAATTATCGCATTAATAGTTGGTGGAGCCTTAATCTGCTGGTTATTAAGACGCAATTACAAACCTGTGCATAATGTTATAAACTTGATTCCCCAAGATAAAAATGCTTTATCAAAAAATGAATTTGACGTTATTGGAAATGCATATGTCCAGTTATTTAAGGAAAACACCACCATGAGGGCTAATTTATCTAAGCAATATGAACGTTCCCGTGAAATATATCTTTTATCAAAGCTTAAGAATATTGATGCTCATTTAGCGGACGAA
The nucleotide sequence above comes from Clostridiales bacterium. Encoded proteins:
- a CDS encoding extracellular solute-binding protein, which gives rise to MKEKKTWRRVAVLMVAMSMIITSLTACGTKKKSASTDDGANAGSASEGKAITYPLKTKEKLSIATGYESQVASSFKSLGDTPYGKELQKETGITLEFQTMSDSNAFNLLFASGQLPDIISYQFTNYPGGAQKAITDGIIYPINDLIKSNAPDLLKVLNSDKDFLKGDMTSNGDYIGFPFIKGKTKDKNQRSGTGIIIRDDWCKELGIDLPQTTEDFYQMLKQFKEKKGATSSILYNELLGRPVT
- a CDS encoding helix-turn-helix domain-containing protein codes for the protein MLRFYNKIKERVSKSVIITWLVSYVLILLIPAFSSMFQFLYTNAFVVNQVNQSNEQLLSNIQHNIDSIFDTLISSNTTSLYNEHFQRLLNLNSNESEFRYELKTFVNNLYTYKQVNPMVDITIYMPEGNYLINSSTANHISYIYGDLKSKDNSITEEEWIDKLKNTYRDSYVISPYMSYEDFGKDSMVFVRSVLSGSRLIANIFVSIPSGYIESISGISSGSFLIFNEDEEVIESFHGNNIPKGTHFHGNNGRETVYVGAKPYILSYVKSNKTDLYYADLIPKHDFWQKANYVKVSALTSIIIALIVGGALICWLLRRNYKPVHNVINLIPQDKNALSKNEFDVIGNAYVQLFKENTTMRANLSKQYERSREIYLLSKLKNIDAHLADEDSMEYFQLDFKNKQFALAAFYRNYTEKDIKNFNNDFMAYNNFISYTVNNTFSELIDNKFKYYQLHDNELIIYMFILNKNESLPWEKECSEKLKQLYHLLQKKYDLSFYITLGEVCGNFNNISNYYNDIIEAQEYNCMIHKDGGVVMVGDIQEPNHHKNKIKGKYEKLLKDAILLSNYRQAASITDRIFNELNEDDSFNFKKFYIYHLVYTIIDSYEDKSSVNIYSGSFQALIENITLCSNTRVLKKAFLNIIMALCGISQEKYDEKAQTITNRVKSYINRNYMDFNLCIASIADVVNLNPKYLSRLFKQENEDSLLDYINLVRIQKAKQILASQDVAFEDLARMVGYTNVRTFRRAFSKIEGTTPSQYKKSEKNKPGT